The following are from one region of the Myxocyprinus asiaticus isolate MX2 ecotype Aquarium Trade chromosome 2, UBuf_Myxa_2, whole genome shotgun sequence genome:
- the LOC127450319 gene encoding embryonal Fyn-associated substrate-like: MSLSTVLAKALFDNAAESPEELAFRKGDILMVLDQEQEGGPGWWLCSLHGRQGIAPANRLRLLQTTQTPTSSTCTETRQAPSVDSVHASPSQLSHVNGLSTEDSDGVYLCPPSLADGVYQSPGVAPAPVRSGELCHSDEGRPRSHSSSGTRPHTDWGDMSVSGRPRSPSLRGRGGESGALYQTPTSPAPLAAQHRSQDALASDSMYLTPSAVPRSAAETAGEARYLTPRDAGAGHSDGCYLVPRPAVTVLTNENLYQTPMSGAPVAGQCVPGMTSRLTDGITPKSSPSSQCKTGQDTPGMYQTPTPPGGAISRTPQAERKHPSGTVGVSTVLTPGQNLKQIPPSARGSPKPQGTHLTPVGGGKLPQAGMRESPLLTRTGKSGVPGSPNFGRKPPAPAPPVRSVTRKDLINSSPIPATKPGHHANLAPPQTSMLEVERQGCKNGQAQMGEMKNNTVTKKECANSHDEKLSDEVYDTPTTKSWQHPVPTVPSEEDDDGIYNTPRTVPQHTDQASEIYDVPTLALNSSSDHQQQTYSIPGSPAVGEDAEEEDVYSVPSLPGLPLEASEMPELTAETAVNGRAYSISSPRKQDSTSEGVSEPDRGIYDMPALTLEIPTCRLSVSSTSSADIQWKASLFALVQSALASASLSTTPSRDLAAALAEILSVWKAGHVGDVSPVLQQAWSRLSDLLPALSVCGTASPADGLLTMVRCALEDSTSLLQSQTRPRLPSQESLSRRPLPALPVAEVKPIAGDMGSRKGSWIQERPLPPPPPAAFPLHPTPVCLAPTMGRVEDEEQGNEYAGIGLTPTPPPSYPVGDSVGYVKLQGKPEPPPDTQTEHSSSPLITTTDNKLSPPAPVPVSLTLEDSELLSFYSSQSLSHLSCLADAIDSLFTSVQGNQPPRVFVSRGKSLIVTAHKLVFIGDTLGRLLSSSDLRAKVTTSSGRLCQALKAVVVATKGAAQNYPSVPATQEMVDRVADLSQHAAGFSGLLQRLAEIS; the protein is encoded by the exons ATGTCCCTttcg ACTGTGCTTGCGAAGGCACTTTTTGACAATGCCGCTGAAAGCCCGGAGGAGTTGGCATTCCGTAAAGGGGATATCCTGATGGTTCTTGACCAGGAGCAGGAAGGTGGACCTGGATGGTGGCTTTGCTCCCTCCATGGCCGGCAAGGCATTGCCCCTGCCAACCGACTACGCCTCCTTCAAACCACTCAGACTCCCACTTCAAGCACATGTACAGAAACCCGACAAGCTCCTAGTGTGGATTCGGTCCATGCATCCCCTAGCCAGCTGAGCCACGTAAATGGACTGAGCACTGAAGATTCAGATGGGGTGTATCTCTGCCCACCCAGCTTGGCAGATGGGGTGTACCAGAGCCCTGGGGTCGCTCCTGCCCCTGTCAGGTCTGGGGAGCTATGCCACTCTGATGAAGGGAGGCCACGATCACACTCTAGTTCTGGAACCAGGCCTCATACGGACTGGGGGGATATGAGTGTGTCAGGGCGACCTCGCTCACCCTCTCTTAGAGGACGAGGTGGCGAGTCAGGGGCACTCTACCAGACACCCACCTCACCTGCACCACTGGCGGCACAACACAGATCACAGGATGCACTGGCATCAGATTCGATGTATCTGACTCCAAGTGCCGTTCCCAGGTCTGCAGCAGAAACAGCAGGGGAAGCAAGGTACTTGACTCCGAGAGATGCAGGGGCAGGGCATTCTGATGGATGCTACTTGGTGCCTAGGCCAGCTGTAACTGtgttgaccaatgagaatttaTATCAGACTCCTATGAGTGGTGCCCCAGTAGCAGGACAGTGTGTACCAGGAATGACTTCAAGACTTACAGATGGGATTACACCCAAAAGCAGCCCATCTTCTCAATGTAAGACTGGCCAGGACACCCCAGGGATGTACCAAACCCCTACTCCACCTGGGGGGGCCATATCAAGGACTCCTCAGGCTGAGCGAAAACACCCCTCTGGAACTGTAGGAGTCTCCACTGTCTTAACACCAGGACAGAACCTTAAGCAAATACCTCCCTCTGCCAGAGGATCTCCAAAGCCGCAGGGTACACATTTAACTCCTGTTGGTGGAGGAAAACTGCCCCAGGCTGGCATGAGAGAATCCCCTCTACTCACAAGAACAGGGAAGTCTGGAGTACCAGGGTCTCCAAACTTTGGTCGCAAACCCCCTGCCCCAGCACCACCAGTTAGAAGTGTAACCAGGAAGGATTTAATTAATTCTAGCCCAATTCCAGCCACCAAACCTGGTCACCATGCAAACCTTGCACCCCCACAGACAAGCATGCTGGAAGTGGAGAGACAAGGATGTAAAAATGGACAAGCACAAATGGGCGAGATGAAAAATAACACAGTGACCAAGAAGGAGTGTGCAAATTCTCATGATGAGAAACTCAGTGATGAG GTATATGATACGCCTACCACCAAAAGTTGGCAACATCCAGTTCCTACAGTGCCTTCTGAGGAGGATGATGATGGGATCTATAACACCCCTCGTACTGTACCCCAACACACCGACCAGGCCTCTGAG ATATATGATGTTCCCACTCTGGCCCTAAATTCCTCTTCAGACCATCAGcaacaaacatacagtattcCAGGATCACCTGCTGTGGGTGAAGATGCAGAGGAGGAGGATGTATACAGTGTTCCCAGTCTCCCTGGCTTACCCTTGGAGGCAAGCGAGATGCCGGAATTAACTGCAGAAACTGCTGTAAACGGACGGGCCTATTCCATTTCCAGCCCCAGAAAGCAAGACTCAACCTCTGAAGGTGTATCAGAACCAGACAGAGGCATCTACGACATGCCTGCCCTCACTCTGGAAATCCCAACATGCCGTTTGTCTGTATCAAGCACCAGCTCTGCAGACATCCAGTGGAAAGCCTCTCTTTTTGCTCTTGTTCAGTCTGCACTGGCCTCCGCCTCTCTCTCTACCACCCCTTCCAGAGACCTGGCTGCTGCATTAGCTGAGATCCTTTCTGTCTGGAAGGCCGGCCATGTCGGTGATGTTTCTCCAGTTCTCCAGCAGGCCTGGTCCCGTCTATCAGACCTACTTCCTGCCCTCTCAGTGTGCGGCACTGCCTCTCCAGCCGACGGTCTACTCACGATGGTGCGCTGTGCTCTTGAAGACTCCACCTCACTTTTACAGAGTCAGACACGGCCCCGCCTGCCTTCCCAGGAGTCTCTGTCCCGGAGACCTCTGCCTGCTTTACCAGTGGCAGAGGTCAAACCGATTGCAGGGGACATGGGCTCACGGAAGGGCAGCTGGATCCAGGAACGACCACTTCCGCCTCCTCCACCAGCAGCCTTCCCACTGCACCCAACACCAGTCTGTTTAGCCCCTACCATGGGAAGGGTGGAGGATGAGGAACAAGGGAACGAGTATGCAGGAATCGGCCTAACTCCTACACCACCGCCTTCATATCCTGTAGGTGACAGTGTGGGCTACGTCAAACTGCAG GGAAAGCCTGAGCCTCCACCAGATACCCAAACAGAGCACAGTTCTTCACCGCTTATCACCACAACTGATAATAAA TTAAGTCCCCCTGCCCCTGTCCCGGTCTCTCTGACTCTGGAGGATTCAGAGCTTCTCTCGTTTTACTCATCCCAAAGTCTCTCTCATCTTTCTTGCCTGGCTGATGCCATCGACTCCCTGTTCACAAGCGTCCAAGGAAACCAGCCACCTCGAGTCTTTGTTTCCAGAGGGAAGAGTCTCATTGTAACTGCACACAAACTTGTCTTCATTGGGGATACACTTGGACGCCTTCTCAGCTCTTCAGACCTCAGGGCAAAG GTCACCACTTCAAGCGGACGCCTCTGTCAAGCTCTAAAGGCTGTTGTTGTGGCAACCAAGGGAGCAGCCCAGAATTATCCTTCAGTTCCTGCTACTCAAGAAATGGTGGACAGAGTAGCTGATCTATCGCAGCATGCTGCTGGATTCTCTGGGCTTTTGCAGCGATTAGCTGAGATTTCTTGA